One window of the Clostridium sp. MB40-C1 genome contains the following:
- a CDS encoding polysaccharide biosynthesis protein: MKRQSTTKGFAILSAASMIVKVLSLLYIPFLVNVIGTQGWGIYSSAYQIYAFAYVLTNSGIPIAISKSVSEYMALQRYKDAVKSFKIARLLMLVIGSIMAVLMFILAGPIAKATNSESAKLAIMALAPTIFITSIVSTYRGYFQGRGNMTPTAISQVIEQVLNTIFTLVFAALLLKYGIEAACAGGTIGTAIGSLGAMIYLIVVYEKNKKIVVPKGYKNIKHPTHSNKLILKKIIYYGLPIVICVGLQNVGEIVDLAIVKSRLLHGVGFSQKLTDIKFGVFRQYRQLLGVPIALVSALSASVLPSLSGTFALKDKKELESKISNTFRLCLLVAIPSAVGLSVLSNPIFKLLFPNSQEGWQLLLLGSIVLVLTSIVQIQITILQSISRLYVSTFFMILGVAGKIVANYFFVGIPKINITGAVFGNMVCFTIPLVLNYIFINKSLKIKMKILNHAIKPLISSALMGIMAYGSYLGLSVLLTHFISGFWNNAISCISAIGIGSFAYMYGLALTGGITQNDFKILPGSIRRLVPKVIKKKIK, from the coding sequence ATGAAAAGACAATCAACAACCAAGGGTTTTGCTATATTATCAGCTGCCAGTATGATTGTAAAAGTATTATCCTTACTTTATATACCGTTTTTGGTTAATGTTATTGGCACACAGGGATGGGGAATATATTCCTCTGCATATCAGATTTACGCATTTGCATATGTTCTTACAAACTCTGGTATACCTATTGCTATATCAAAATCAGTATCAGAGTATATGGCGTTACAAAGATATAAGGATGCAGTAAAAAGCTTTAAGATAGCTAGGCTATTAATGCTTGTTATAGGATCTATTATGGCTGTACTCATGTTTATTTTAGCAGGACCTATAGCAAAAGCAACTAATAGTGAAAGTGCAAAACTAGCTATAATGGCATTAGCACCTACTATTTTTATAACATCCATAGTATCTACATATAGGGGATATTTTCAAGGAAGAGGAAATATGACACCTACTGCAATTTCACAGGTCATAGAGCAAGTATTAAATACTATTTTTACACTTGTATTTGCTGCTTTACTTTTGAAATATGGAATAGAAGCTGCTTGTGCAGGGGGAACTATAGGTACTGCTATAGGTTCCTTAGGTGCTATGATATATTTAATAGTTGTTTATGAAAAAAATAAGAAAATAGTTGTACCTAAAGGATATAAGAATATAAAACATCCAACACATTCTAATAAGTTAATATTAAAAAAAATAATTTATTATGGTCTTCCAATAGTTATATGTGTAGGCTTACAGAATGTTGGAGAAATAGTAGATTTAGCTATTGTTAAAAGCAGACTTTTACATGGAGTAGGTTTTTCTCAAAAATTAACAGATATTAAATTCGGAGTGTTTAGACAATATAGACAACTTTTAGGTGTACCGATTGCATTAGTTTCAGCACTATCAGCTTCAGTACTTCCATCACTATCTGGAACTTTTGCACTTAAAGATAAAAAGGAACTAGAAAGTAAGATAAGTAATACGTTTAGGTTATGTCTTCTTGTTGCAATACCTTCAGCAGTAGGACTTTCTGTATTAAGTAACCCAATTTTTAAGTTACTTTTCCCTAATTCACAAGAGGGATGGCAGCTTTTACTTTTAGGCTCTATAGTTTTGGTATTAACTTCTATAGTTCAAATTCAAATTACAATACTTCAAAGTATAAGTAGATTATATGTATCTACATTTTTTATGATACTTGGAGTTGCAGGTAAGATAGTTGCTAACTATTTCTTTGTTGGAATACCTAAAATAAATATTACAGGTGCAGTATTTGGAAATATGGTATGTTTTACAATTCCTCTTGTATTAAATTATATTTTCATAAATAAATCATTGAAAATAAAAATGAAGATACTTAATCATGCTATAAAACCATTAATTTCATCTGCCTTAATGGGAATAATGGCTTACGGATCTTATTTAGGATTAAGTGTTTTACTTACACACTTTATAAGTGGATTTTGGAACAATGCTATTTCTTGTATTTCAGCTATAGGTATAGGTTCATTTGCATATATGTATGGACTAGCATTAACAGGAGGAATAACTCAAAATGATTTTAAGATTTTACCAGGTTCTATCAGAAGACTGGTTCCAAAGGTTATTAAAAAGAAAATAAAGTGA
- the spoVB gene encoding stage V sporulation protein B, which yields MKKDNFLKNSILLTISNSTTGVLKFVFSIILSRELGAEGMGLYALIMPIYDLFACLTCGGMMTALSKESSLYQGRDDYVSLHKSVHISLVFDFIWSLLIVIFVFMNSRYISINIIKDTRSLQSLIFICPALIFLSLSSIIKGYFYGTSRVNIPSIIDILEKTVRIAVTILAIRVLPHKEIQGTVSVVYGALSAGEFISFILLYIFYRLNKNKDIKISNTNFSKEGRAQLLFNILIMAVPLCVNGFLSTALSAISTLILPRRLLIAGFTHTTALEMIGKFSGMALTIIFFPLIIVTSMSIVLIPDLAETLEKKDYFNLESRIRDVLKISFLLGISTLIICFSIPNLLGKLFFAREDLTLYIKVAAICAPFSYTAATTFSILNGLGKQGVLLRNSIIMSIEEVILLYVLTSIPSINILGYGLSLTITSITSLIMNMYEIKKKLYINFSLEEIFIDILISLLVYFSLNIINFLIPNTFFKFKTVILIFMGFLLFFLLYFVINKTIKKESVY from the coding sequence GTGAAAAAAGATAATTTTTTAAAAAATTCTATACTGCTTACAATTTCAAATTCCACTACAGGCGTATTGAAATTTGTATTTTCCATAATATTATCAAGGGAACTTGGCGCAGAAGGTATGGGACTTTATGCATTGATAATGCCTATATATGATTTATTTGCTTGTCTTACTTGTGGAGGTATGATGACAGCATTATCAAAAGAATCATCCTTGTATCAAGGTAGAGATGATTATGTAAGTTTGCATAAATCTGTTCATATTTCTCTTGTATTTGATTTTATTTGGTCTTTACTTATAGTTATATTTGTATTTATGAATTCAAGATACATAAGCATAAATATAATAAAAGACACTAGAAGCCTTCAAAGCCTTATTTTCATATGTCCAGCTTTAATCTTCTTATCTCTATCTTCTATTATAAAAGGATATTTTTACGGAACTTCTAGAGTAAACATACCTTCTATAATAGATATTTTAGAAAAAACAGTTAGAATAGCTGTAACCATTTTAGCAATAAGAGTTCTTCCACATAAAGAAATTCAAGGCACAGTATCTGTAGTATATGGAGCTTTGTCTGCTGGAGAATTCATAAGTTTTATTCTTTTATATATTTTTTACAGATTAAATAAGAACAAAGACATAAAAATATCAAACACTAATTTTTCCAAAGAAGGACGTGCTCAATTATTATTTAATATTTTAATTATGGCAGTGCCTTTATGTGTCAATGGTTTTTTATCAACTGCCCTTTCTGCTATTTCAACATTAATATTACCTAGAAGGCTTTTAATTGCTGGTTTTACTCACACTACAGCTCTAGAGATGATAGGTAAATTTTCTGGGATGGCTTTAACAATTATATTTTTCCCATTAATTATAGTTACTTCTATGTCTATAGTTTTGATTCCAGATTTAGCAGAAACCTTAGAAAAAAAAGACTACTTTAATTTAGAATCCAGGATAAGGGATGTATTGAAAATTTCTTTTTTATTAGGAATATCTACCCTTATAATTTGTTTTAGTATTCCTAATTTACTTGGAAAGCTATTCTTTGCACGAGAAGACTTAACCCTTTATATAAAAGTTGCAGCAATTTGTGCCCCATTCTCTTATACAGCTGCTACTACTTTTAGCATATTAAATGGACTAGGTAAACAAGGAGTTCTTCTTAGGAATTCTATAATTATGTCTATTGAGGAAGTTATTCTTTTATATGTTTTAACGTCTATTCCTTCAATAAATATATTAGGTTATGGATTAAGCCTCACTATTACTTCTATAACAAGCTTAATTATGAATATGTATGAAATAAAAAAGAAGCTTTACATAAACTTCTCCCTTGAAGAAATATTTATAGATATTCTTATAAGCCTTTTGGTCTATTTTTCTTTAAATATTATAAACTTTTTAATTCCAAATACATTCTTTAAATTTAAAACAGTAATATTAATTTTTATGGGATTCTTATTATTTTTCTTATTATATTTTGTTATAAACAAAACAATAAAAAAAGAAAGTGTTTATTGA
- a CDS encoding flavodoxin family protein yields the protein MKTLIFTASPNKEGNTEVMVKAFLDKLTGEFNIINSYNVNVKPCIDCKFCYSNEGECSIKDDMTKIYKLIEESDNIVVFSPMYFASYPGTFKNIIDRTQIYWSKNHILNVKENKKRRGVLFINAGSEWEGMFNHMEKMFKYFMKGLNGKLLYKLYISNTDNFSVKENEEIIKKIYNIAKKIS from the coding sequence TTGAAGACCTTAATATTTACAGCTTCCCCTAATAAAGAAGGAAATACCGAAGTTATGGTAAAAGCTTTTTTAGATAAATTAACAGGGGAATTTAATATAATTAATTCATATAATGTGAATGTTAAGCCATGTATTGATTGTAAATTTTGTTATTCAAATGAAGGAGAATGTTCTATAAAAGATGATATGACAAAAATTTATAAATTAATAGAAGAAAGCGATAACATAGTTGTTTTTTCGCCTATGTATTTTGCTTCTTATCCAGGGACATTTAAGAATATTATAGATAGGACTCAGATTTATTGGAGTAAAAATCATATATTAAACGTCAAAGAAAATAAGAAAAGAAGAGGGGTACTATTTATAAATGCTGGAAGTGAATGGGAAGGCATGTTTAATCATATGGAAAAGATGTTTAAATATTTTATGAAAGGTTTGAATGGAAAATTATTATATAAATTATATATATCAAATACAGATAATTTTTCTGTAAAAGAAAACGAGGAAATTATTAAAAAAATATATAATATTGCTAAAAAAATAAGTTAA
- a CDS encoding aspartyl-phosphate phosphatase Spo0E family protein codes for MKNNESLVIFIEYKIEFIRDILNHLLINLEPTNEIVVSVSQQLDKYLNEYNKLKNNNISKNTYEYIA; via the coding sequence ATGAAAAACAATGAATCTTTAGTGATTTTTATAGAATACAAAATAGAATTCATAAGAGATATACTTAATCATTTGCTGATTAACCTTGAACCCACAAATGAAATAGTTGTTAGTGTAAGCCAACAATTGGACAAGTATTTAAATGAATATAATAAATTAAAAAATAATAATATTAGCAAAAATACTTATGAATATATTGCTTAA